The genomic region CATCTTCCTTACCACCCACCGCTAGCTAACAAACCGTTTTTATGGCCGATACTCTTAACAGGGATTTCCCGTGGTGTCAATAAGCTTTGCGGACGGGTTTTCCGGATTACTTTTTATTTAGGGCATCTCTAAAATGAGATTTTTTGAGATACCCTTTACTTTTAAAAGAAGGTAAGTGTAAATTTACTGTCAATACTGTCATTCCGTAACGGGGGCCATTTCATGTCACACGTCAATGGCGACTATCGGCCGTTTCTTTACTATGGTCCGTCATTCAGGGAGGCTTTTCATGGGATATCTTGACCTTGACATCAAAATGGGGCGGCGCCTGACCGCCTTTCAGGAGACGGTCCGTGAGTTCGGCCGGCATGTAATCCGGCCGGCCGGCCTGACCCTGGACCGTCTGGCCGATCCGGTGGATGTAATCGCCGGCAAATCCGTTCTCTGGGACGTGATCCGGGGATTCCGGGAACGCGGCCTGCACCGGCTGATGATTCCCGCGGCTTACGGCGGCACCATGGGCAAACTGCCCTCCATGGCCACCGTCCTGCTGGCTGAAGAACTGGGCTACGCCGACGGCGGCCTGGCCATCAGCCTGCTGGCTTCCGGAATGCCTTTCGCCTTCGCCCTCCTGTCGCCCCATGCCGAAATCAGGAACTGGGCCGGCGCCTATGCCGACGACCTGAAAGGGGACATCGTCGGCTGCTGGGCCATTACCGAGCCCGACCACGGCACCGACTGGATCATGGGCCTGAGCAAGTGCGGCGGGGACCCGCGCCTGGCGCCGGGACTGACCGCCGTTAAGAAAGGAAACGAATATATTTTAAACGGCTGGAAAGCCGCCTGGGTCAGCAACGGCACCATCGCTACCCATGCCGTGCTGCACGTGGGGCTGGACTCCTCCCAGGGCGTTCACGGTTCCGGCATCGCCCTGTGCCCGCTGAACCTGCCCGGCATTTCCAGGGGCATGCCCTTGAACAAAATCGGTCAGCGGGCCTTAAACCAGGGCGAAATCATTTTCGACGATGTTTGTCTGCCTGAAAAATACATGCTGATCCACATTCCGGGCGTGTTCGGGCCCAATGTCTTCGGCCACGCCTTTCTGGGCACGGCCAACAGCACCATGGGCGCCACCTTTGCCGGCCTGGGCCGGGCCGTGCTGGACGAAACCCTGAATTTCGCCCGCACGAATACCCGCGACGGCGTGCTCCTGGCCGATCGCAAGGACATCCGCATCCGGCTCTTCCGCATGTTCGCCCGGGTGGAGTCCGCCCGGCTGTTCGCGCGCCGGGCCGCCGACTACTTCCTGGCCAAGTCCGCCGGTCCGCTCGGTTCGCTGGCGACCCGGTTTAAGGGCACCTACTGGACGGCCGGCCATGCCTTTGACGCCTACCAGAAGGCCTATGCCCGATACGCCTTTGTCAGGGACCTGGCGGCCAGGTTCA from Thermodesulfobacteriota bacterium harbors:
- a CDS encoding acyl-CoA dehydrogenase family protein, coding for MGYLDLDIKMGRRLTAFQETVREFGRHVIRPAGLTLDRLADPVDVIAGKSVLWDVIRGFRERGLHRLMIPAAYGGTMGKLPSMATVLLAEELGYADGGLAISLLASGMPFAFALLSPHAEIRNWAGAYADDLKGDIVGCWAITEPDHGTDWIMGLSKCGGDPRLAPGLTAVKKGNEYILNGWKAAWVSNGTIATHAVLHVGLDSSQGVHGSGIALCPLNLPGISRGMPLNKIGQRALNQGEIIFDDVCLPEKYMLIHIPGVFGPNVFGHAFLGTANSTMGATFAGLGRAVLDETLNFARTNTRDGVLLADRKDIRIRLFRMFARVESARLFARRAADYFLAKSAGPLGSLATRFKGTYWTAGHAFDAYQKAYARYAFVRDLAARFNNPEKPHQLSEWGKYGVASKITATETAYEVAGEALKIFGEEAFSPDHPIEKMLRDARASMIEDGVNDALAMATYECL